A region of Oligoflexus sp. DNA encodes the following proteins:
- a CDS encoding alpha/beta hydrolase family esterase: MKNALVLGLILTFASPSLAETVSVGPQERPAMLKLPKQYDGKKKLPLILMLHGRANQPETADTLLGLSRSQNANGYLLLMPKGTTRPSDGQTFWNATPECCDTDSTGVDDSQYLQDLVRETIAKYNVDENRVYIYGHSNGGFMAYRLACDTNGLFKGVVSLAGSTFGDAELCKTETPITILQVHGSDDSIVPFETEGTGKAYPGAFGTLDFWAKRNGCQTLVEKSKSQDLLLIKWELLPDENGKLKPSGSLSDFLTPGLANETDTFTYNDCEGGTRTALWRIRGADHAPIMIGRDYVGKTLRFIEGK, encoded by the coding sequence ATGAAAAATGCTTTGGTTCTCGGTTTGATCCTGACATTCGCCTCCCCATCCCTGGCCGAAACCGTATCCGTTGGACCCCAGGAACGTCCTGCAATGCTGAAACTTCCCAAACAGTATGATGGCAAGAAAAAACTGCCTTTGATCCTTATGCTTCATGGCCGGGCTAACCAGCCTGAAACTGCGGACACACTGCTCGGTCTGAGTCGTTCCCAAAACGCTAATGGCTATCTTCTTTTGATGCCCAAAGGCACGACGCGTCCGTCCGATGGTCAAACCTTCTGGAATGCCACACCGGAATGCTGTGATACGGACAGCACCGGCGTTGATGATTCCCAGTATCTTCAGGACCTCGTGCGCGAGACCATTGCCAAATACAATGTCGATGAGAATCGCGTGTATATCTACGGTCATTCCAATGGTGGTTTCATGGCCTATCGCCTCGCGTGCGATACCAACGGCCTTTTCAAAGGCGTCGTTTCCTTGGCTGGATCCACTTTTGGCGACGCGGAACTGTGCAAAACGGAAACGCCCATCACTATACTTCAGGTTCATGGCAGCGATGACAGCATTGTTCCTTTTGAAACCGAGGGAACCGGCAAGGCCTATCCCGGCGCCTTCGGAACCCTGGATTTCTGGGCCAAGCGCAACGGCTGCCAGACTCTCGTGGAAAAATCCAAGAGTCAGGATCTGCTCCTGATTAAGTGGGAACTCTTGCCGGATGAAAACGGCAAGCTGAAGCCTTCAGGAAGTCTGTCGGATTTTCTGACCCCTGGCCTTGCGAACGAAACCGACACCTTCACTTATAATGATTGTGAAGGCGGTACGCGCACTGCCCTCTGGCGCATCCGTGGCGCCGATCACGCTCCGATCATGATTGGTCGTGATTATGTGGGCAAGACCCTGCGCTTTATCGAAGGCAAATAA
- a CDS encoding cytochrome P450, producing the protein MNKDSALTPLVKADSLTAIPKAASLTPFSWGYHMSRDALNYSRRLMETYGDIVRVPFPLRATYQVTDADLIGRVLMGTEKTNSKSWVYDRLKLLLGNGLITSKGELWKKQRRLSNPAFLPKVVHSFVQMMQEETNRMADEWEQRMKTDTVIDISSEMMKLTYTIIVRALFSLDLSQKAGVIKSSLHEMQEYANYLFYSIYPLPLSVPTRKNRRAKKALEQMDEVVYQVIREHRANPDKYQDLLSIYMSTKDEETGESMSERQLRDEVITLMLAGHDTTAFSLSMAFDLISKHPHVLDKMRAEYGKLSSGMMKLEDLRNLNYTNMVFSEVLRLFPATWVIPRELDEPLEYKGIVFPAKSNLMLFQFLTHRNPRYWDQPEDFIPERFDPENAKRQHPFAYFPFGGGQRSCVGSHFAKMEGQIILSTLLQRFNMEPVLDQPYQLNARITLVLNPGVKVRISKRT; encoded by the coding sequence ATGAATAAAGACTCTGCCCTGACTCCATTGGTGAAAGCTGACAGTCTCACTGCGATTCCGAAAGCCGCGAGCCTGACTCCCTTCAGCTGGGGCTATCATATGTCACGGGACGCCCTTAACTATTCGCGGCGTCTGATGGAAACCTATGGCGACATCGTGCGTGTGCCTTTTCCCTTGCGCGCCACCTACCAGGTGACCGATGCGGACCTGATCGGTCGGGTTCTGATGGGAACGGAAAAGACCAACTCCAAATCCTGGGTCTACGACCGTTTGAAACTTCTGCTCGGCAATGGCCTGATCACCAGCAAGGGCGAGCTTTGGAAAAAGCAGCGTCGTCTTTCCAACCCGGCCTTTCTTCCGAAGGTGGTGCATTCCTTTGTGCAGATGATGCAGGAGGAAACGAATCGCATGGCGGATGAGTGGGAACAGCGGATGAAGACCGATACGGTCATCGACATCTCAAGCGAGATGATGAAGCTGACCTATACGATCATCGTGCGGGCCCTTTTCTCGCTCGATCTTTCCCAGAAAGCGGGCGTCATCAAATCGTCTTTGCATGAGATGCAGGAATACGCCAACTATCTTTTCTACTCGATCTATCCGCTGCCGCTCTCTGTGCCCACGCGCAAGAATCGGCGGGCGAAAAAAGCCCTTGAGCAGATGGATGAGGTGGTGTACCAGGTCATTCGCGAGCATCGAGCCAACCCGGATAAATACCAGGACCTTCTTTCCATCTATATGAGCACCAAGGACGAGGAAACAGGCGAGTCGATGAGCGAGCGGCAGCTGCGCGATGAAGTCATCACGCTGATGCTGGCGGGTCATGACACGACAGCTTTTTCCCTGTCCATGGCCTTTGATCTGATTTCAAAGCATCCTCATGTTCTGGACAAGATGCGTGCGGAATATGGGAAGCTTTCGAGTGGAATGATGAAGCTGGAGGATCTTCGCAATCTCAACTATACGAATATGGTCTTCTCCGAAGTGCTGCGGCTGTTCCCGGCGACCTGGGTCATACCCCGGGAGCTGGATGAGCCTTTGGAATACAAGGGGATTGTCTTTCCGGCGAAGAGCAATCTGATGCTCTTTCAGTTCCTGACGCATCGGAATCCTCGCTACTGGGATCAGCCGGAGGACTTTATTCCTGAGCGCTTCGATCCTGAGAATGCAAAACGCCAGCACCCCTTCGCATACTTTCCCTTTGGTGGCGGGCAGCGTTCCTGCGTGGGATCGCATTTTGCGAAAATGGAAGGGCAGATCATCCTGTCGACGCTCCTGCAGCGATTCAATATGGAGCCTGTTTTGGACCAGCCCTATCAATTGAATGCGCGGATCACACTGGTTCTGAATCCAGGAGTGAAGGTGCGGATTTCCAAACGAACTTAG
- a CDS encoding HAMP domain-containing sensor histidine kinase: MEHSAFRLATYFMQGLRAGQDNLKDQSCRLQLQAFNVSLYIALVLALFAVLGVSLTGQWDVLMQLPLPALALYSMTLYLARRHCFLTARVVYLLVSHFTLCYGVILYGKETNLSLFCLHLALFPFLLFRTQEWRWIIVSSISAFVVFEVVELNLLPPGTLQLKPSTTSILRFIFTLGSFIGFILPAVLLLCQSKSHYRRKLKRNRLVSLDAKLAVIASLGAGAAHQIQSPLATIHLTLEHLESLATPQEQATIGIRIGKAYAAIHRIHSILQKLLVSTQRGPNLPEPLYVTTIAQLIMQRCKHYLHHHGIQLDVKMDLTHEAVIRCHRQHVMDAVDSLIHNALEAMVGHKAPTVSLTLSSQDEFFQVEVADIGPGVSEDMIRSLFTPFFTTKAVGAGLGLSLYNARCIARQYGGDLTCKSGPGGRFCLSLPLQKLS, encoded by the coding sequence GTGGAACATTCAGCTTTCCGTCTGGCCACTTATTTTATGCAGGGCCTGAGAGCGGGACAGGATAATCTGAAAGACCAGAGCTGCCGTCTTCAGCTCCAGGCCTTCAATGTCTCCCTTTACATCGCCCTTGTTCTTGCGCTTTTCGCCGTCCTGGGTGTGAGCCTTACAGGCCAGTGGGACGTCCTCATGCAGCTGCCGCTTCCCGCTCTTGCTCTTTACAGCATGACCCTCTACCTTGCGCGCCGGCATTGTTTTCTGACCGCCCGCGTTGTGTACCTGCTGGTTTCCCACTTTACTCTGTGCTACGGGGTCATCCTTTATGGCAAAGAGACCAATCTTTCGCTCTTTTGCCTGCATCTCGCTCTCTTTCCCTTCCTGCTGTTCCGCACCCAGGAATGGCGATGGATTATAGTCAGCTCGATTTCCGCTTTCGTGGTGTTCGAAGTTGTGGAACTCAATCTCCTTCCCCCGGGCACGCTGCAGCTGAAGCCGAGCACGACATCCATTCTGCGCTTTATCTTCACGCTCGGCTCTTTCATCGGCTTCATACTCCCTGCGGTGCTGCTGCTCTGCCAATCCAAAAGTCATTATCGCCGCAAGTTGAAACGCAATCGACTGGTATCCCTCGATGCGAAACTTGCAGTGATCGCCAGTCTGGGAGCGGGGGCCGCGCATCAGATCCAAAGCCCTTTGGCTACGATTCATTTGACTCTTGAGCATCTGGAGAGCCTTGCCACTCCTCAGGAGCAGGCGACCATTGGGATTCGAATAGGAAAAGCCTATGCCGCGATCCATCGCATTCATAGTATTCTGCAGAAACTTTTGGTTTCAACCCAGCGCGGGCCGAACCTGCCCGAGCCTCTGTATGTGACGACGATCGCCCAGCTTATCATGCAGCGCTGCAAGCACTATCTGCATCATCACGGTATTCAGCTTGACGTGAAGATGGATCTTACTCATGAGGCCGTCATTCGTTGTCATCGGCAGCATGTGATGGATGCCGTGGATAGTCTGATCCATAACGCTTTGGAAGCCATGGTGGGTCACAAGGCGCCGACAGTGTCGCTGACGCTCAGCAGCCAGGATGAATTTTTTCAGGTGGAAGTTGCCGATATAGGGCCGGGCGTTTCCGAGGATATGATTCGTTCGCTGTTCACGCCGTTTTTTACGACGAAGGCGGTCGGGGCAGGGTTGGGGCTCAGTCTTTACAACGCGCGCTGCATCGCACGGCAGTATGGGGGCGATCTGACCTGTAAGAGTGGTCCCGGCGGCCGTTTCTGTCTCTCACTTCCACTTCAGAAGCTTTCGTGA
- the trxA gene encoding thioredoxin → MATFTKQVTDADFESLVLQSDQPVLVDFWAPWCGPCISIGPSLEKLAEQYQGKVTVAKINVDDNPEVSARFGVRSIPYLVMFKNGKVSESVVGAQPPQNLQKLIERAL, encoded by the coding sequence ATGGCCACTTTCACCAAGCAAGTTACCGATGCCGATTTCGAATCCTTAGTGCTCCAGTCCGACCAGCCTGTCCTGGTGGATTTCTGGGCTCCTTGGTGCGGTCCCTGTATTTCGATCGGCCCCAGTCTTGAAAAACTGGCCGAGCAATACCAAGGGAAGGTCACTGTGGCCAAAATCAACGTCGATGATAATCCCGAAGTTTCCGCGCGTTTCGGTGTGCGTTCGATTCCTTATCTCGTCATGTTTAAAAATGGCAAAGTCAGCGAGTCCGTGGTCGGCGCTCAGCCTCCGCAGAATCTGCAGAAATTGATCGAGCGCGCGTTGTAA
- a CDS encoding ABC transporter permease: MKTLIQEGESPGRRAWKRFSQRKFTMICLGVIVLYILIALAGYAGLLPDFQERVGAANEPPSLEFAKLMGTDLFGRSVLYKILIGTKTAITIGFLTTVISVPVGIFFGSIAGYFGGKVDTLVMWVYTVLSSIPSILLLVGIAYVLGKGLLSICVAMAAVTWVGLCRLIRGEVMKHKNMEYVLASRLLGASDFRLIFRHILPNVFHLAIISASLTTLTAIKFEVILTFLGVGIQDGASWGTMVSDAAGELVNRIWWPLFGVTVAMFLILYALNIVGDALRDALDPKFVD; this comes from the coding sequence ATGAAGACTTTGATTCAGGAAGGGGAAAGCCCAGGCCGGCGCGCATGGAAGCGTTTTTCCCAACGCAAGTTCACCATGATCTGCCTCGGCGTGATCGTGCTTTACATACTGATTGCCCTGGCGGGATATGCCGGACTTTTGCCGGATTTCCAGGAACGCGTGGGTGCGGCCAATGAACCGCCGTCCCTCGAATTTGCCAAGCTTATGGGAACTGATCTTTTTGGTCGCTCGGTGCTTTATAAGATTCTGATCGGGACCAAAACAGCCATCACCATCGGTTTTCTGACCACAGTGATTTCCGTTCCCGTGGGCATTTTCTTCGGATCCATCGCCGGCTATTTCGGAGGCAAGGTCGATACGCTGGTGATGTGGGTCTATACGGTGCTGTCGTCCATCCCCAGTATTCTGCTGCTCGTCGGCATCGCCTATGTGCTGGGCAAGGGTCTTCTTTCCATCTGTGTAGCGATGGCTGCGGTGACCTGGGTTGGACTTTGTCGTTTGATCCGGGGCGAAGTGATGAAGCATAAAAATATGGAATACGTCCTGGCGTCGCGCCTTCTGGGTGCCAGTGATTTTCGGCTGATCTTCCGTCACATTCTGCCCAACGTCTTTCATCTTGCGATTATCAGCGCATCCCTGACCACGCTGACCGCCATTAAGTTTGAGGTGATCCTCACATTTTTGGGCGTGGGTATACAGGACGGCGCCAGCTGGGGCACCATGGTATCAGATGCTGCGGGTGAGCTGGTGAATCGCATCTGGTGGCCACTCTTTGGCGTTACGGTGGCCATGTTCCTGATCCTTTATGCACTGAATATCGTTGGGGATGCGCTGCGCGATGCGCTCGACCCAAAATTCGTTGACTGA
- a CDS encoding ABC transporter permease, with protein MINYIIRRVLQTIPIILGVAFIVLVLFTKVGEDPVRMKLGNHATQEAIDELRAKWDLDKPLGTQYLIFLKQIVTFDYGESFNSGEQLSEMFAEGAYASLMLTLPPFFAGILMNLAIAVLIAFYRGSWIDRYSTFVFVAGMSISYMVYIMFFQYFLAYELGWFPINGFEPGLNAIPYLILPWIIFMIVYSGPQIRLFRTVFLDETKADYVRTAFAKGCSPARVMFVHIMRNALIPILTYTVIEIPNLLLGAFLIERFFSIPGTGDILISGVNNGDFPIIKGLTVLLAISFTLCNMLIDILYAYVDPRVQLDG; from the coding sequence ATGATCAATTACATCATTCGCCGGGTTTTGCAGACCATTCCCATCATTCTGGGCGTGGCCTTCATCGTCCTCGTCCTCTTCACCAAGGTCGGCGAGGACCCGGTGCGAATGAAGCTCGGCAATCATGCGACGCAGGAAGCCATCGACGAACTGCGGGCCAAGTGGGATCTCGATAAACCGCTCGGCACCCAGTATCTGATCTTTCTGAAGCAGATTGTGACCTTTGATTATGGCGAGTCCTTCAACTCAGGCGAGCAGCTGAGCGAGATGTTCGCCGAGGGTGCCTACGCATCCCTGATGCTGACGCTCCCGCCTTTTTTCGCGGGGATCCTGATGAACCTCGCGATCGCGGTTTTGATCGCGTTCTATCGAGGGTCCTGGATCGATCGTTACAGCACCTTCGTCTTCGTGGCCGGTATGAGCATCTCGTACATGGTCTACATCATGTTCTTTCAGTATTTCCTGGCCTATGAACTCGGCTGGTTTCCCATCAACGGCTTTGAACCGGGCCTGAATGCGATTCCTTATCTGATCCTGCCCTGGATCATTTTCATGATCGTCTATTCCGGGCCGCAGATTCGCCTTTTTCGGACCGTGTTTTTGGACGAAACCAAAGCCGATTACGTGCGGACCGCCTTTGCGAAAGGCTGCTCGCCAGCGCGCGTTATGTTTGTGCATATCATGCGGAACGCCTTGATCCCGATCCTGACCTATACCGTGATCGAGATTCCCAACCTGCTCCTCGGCGCCTTTCTGATCGAACGTTTCTTCTCGATCCCCGGCACCGGCGACATCTTGATTTCGGGCGTGAATAACGGGGATTTTCCCATCATCAAGGGGCTGACGGTGCTTCTGGCCATCAGCTTTACGCTCTGCAACATGCTCATTGATATCCTTTACGCCTACGTTGATCCGCGCGTTCAGCTGGATGGCTAA
- a CDS encoding ABC transporter substrate-binding protein, whose translation MKFQNRWLAFLCLLGSFAVQPGCTKKKVEESKVSSTGSAEAPLKIFYHYRRSEEKSLDPVKSFDEASRQHIRSLFDTLLEYNYLKRPYELAPLLLTKMPEKQADGVTYLFTLKQGVKFHDHAVFPEGNGREMTADDVIFSLKRFADANANRLSYTLIQGLVVGMDEFRELSKKQPQGFDYAKHEISGLKKLDNYRFTITFTRDSPLNFYPLAFEGTSVVPKEAVAKYGDDFDKNPVGTGAFYLKSYSRRGTTVLAKNPNYHGTYPTEGAPGDKEAGLLEAAGKKLPFVDEIHLPLIEETQPAMLKFKKGEVAWVAIGRDDYIAMVDRVPTTDGTKKFKLKPEYEKYALYYVPSLATNFMRFGMKDPVVGKNKALRQAIAYAMSADGFIELMMNGRGNRSESIVPNEIAGSTRETGSTWYTQNIEMAKKKLAEAGYPDGKGLPALTVEYRSAIKDQRQQYEFMRNELAKANIKLEGNFQSFSNFLKKTDEGNYQIADAGWNADYPDAENFYSLFYSKNKAPGPNTSNFENAQFDAAYEKARHMMNGPERYKLFAEMDAILKEEVPMILISNHYVMGVLQPNVRNFKRNLLEEYPYKYVDLAR comes from the coding sequence ATGAAATTTCAAAATCGCTGGCTTGCTTTTCTGTGCCTCCTCGGCAGTTTCGCTGTCCAGCCTGGCTGCACGAAAAAGAAAGTCGAGGAATCCAAGGTCAGCAGCACGGGCTCTGCCGAGGCTCCTTTGAAGATTTTCTATCACTACCGGCGCTCGGAAGAGAAAAGCCTGGACCCTGTGAAATCTTTCGATGAGGCTTCGCGTCAGCATATTCGCAGTCTCTTCGATACGCTTTTGGAATACAATTACCTCAAGCGCCCGTATGAACTCGCGCCCCTCCTTTTGACAAAAATGCCGGAAAAACAAGCCGATGGCGTGACCTATCTTTTCACGCTGAAGCAGGGCGTGAAGTTTCACGATCACGCCGTTTTCCCCGAAGGCAACGGCCGGGAAATGACGGCGGATGATGTGATCTTCTCACTGAAGCGCTTCGCGGACGCCAATGCCAACCGCCTGAGCTACACCCTGATCCAAGGCCTCGTTGTCGGCATGGATGAATTCCGCGAGCTTTCGAAAAAGCAGCCGCAGGGATTTGATTATGCGAAGCATGAAATCTCGGGCCTTAAGAAACTGGACAACTATCGTTTCACGATCACCTTCACCCGGGACAGCCCGCTCAACTTTTATCCCCTGGCCTTTGAAGGCACCTCGGTCGTACCCAAGGAAGCCGTTGCCAAATACGGTGATGACTTTGATAAGAATCCGGTCGGAACCGGCGCTTTCTATCTGAAAAGTTACTCGCGTCGCGGCACGACTGTTCTGGCCAAAAATCCGAACTATCACGGCACCTATCCGACCGAAGGCGCCCCTGGGGATAAGGAAGCGGGGCTTTTGGAGGCTGCAGGCAAAAAGCTGCCCTTCGTGGACGAGATCCACCTGCCTTTGATCGAGGAAACCCAGCCCGCCATGCTGAAGTTCAAAAAGGGTGAAGTGGCCTGGGTGGCCATTGGCCGTGACGATTACATCGCCATGGTCGATCGCGTTCCCACAACGGACGGAACCAAAAAATTCAAATTAAAGCCCGAGTATGAGAAATATGCGCTCTATTATGTGCCGAGCCTCGCCACCAACTTCATGCGCTTTGGCATGAAGGATCCTGTGGTCGGTAAAAACAAGGCGCTCCGCCAGGCGATTGCCTATGCGATGAGCGCGGATGGTTTCATTGAACTCATGATGAACGGCCGCGGCAACCGCTCCGAATCCATCGTCCCGAATGAAATCGCCGGCAGCACGCGCGAAACCGGCTCGACCTGGTACACGCAGAATATCGAAATGGCCAAGAAAAAACTGGCTGAGGCCGGCTATCCCGATGGCAAGGGCCTTCCCGCCCTGACGGTCGAATACCGTTCCGCCATCAAGGATCAGCGGCAGCAGTATGAGTTCATGCGCAATGAACTCGCCAAGGCGAATATTAAATTGGAAGGCAATTTTCAGTCCTTTTCCAACTTCCTGAAGAAAACCGACGAGGGCAACTATCAAATCGCCGATGCCGGCTGGAACGCGGATTATCCGGACGCGGAAAACTTCTATTCCCTATTCTATAGCAAAAACAAAGCCCCGGGCCCCAATACCAGCAACTTCGAAAACGCGCAGTTTGATGCCGCCTATGAAAAGGCCCGGCATATGATGAATGGACCCGAGCGCTATAAGCTCTTCGCCGAGATGGATGCGATCCTGAAAGAGGAAGTGCCGATGATCCTCATCAGCAATCACTACGTGATGGGCGTTCTGCAGCCGAATGTCCGTAACTTCAAGCGGAACCTTTTGGAAGAGTATCCATACAAGTACGTGGACCTGGCTCGATAA
- a CDS encoding dipeptide ABC transporter ATP-binding protein, producing the protein MTSLLDVKNLNMHFPIRGGLFKRQVGSVYAVNDVSFQLEEGETFGIVGESGCGKSTLGRALVRIYEPTSGDIFFRGQNIAHLKDKGLKDFRKEIQMVFQDPYASLNPRKPIFDILEEPFLLHGLGNAADRRKQVEELMQLVGLRATDMNKFPHEFSGGQRQRIGIARALALRPSLIVCDEAVSALDVSIQAQIINLLMDLQKQLKLTYIFISHDLNVVRYISDRVAVMYLGRLMEVADSATMYKNPAHPYTRALMASAPKPDPRRTMKPAVLEGDVPSPSRPPSGCPFHTRCPYTIAICKEQLPALLPLGNDNQHRVACHRAQELNMEAIHS; encoded by the coding sequence ATGACCAGCCTGCTCGACGTGAAAAACCTGAATATGCATTTTCCGATCCGGGGCGGACTTTTCAAGCGTCAGGTAGGTTCGGTCTATGCCGTGAATGATGTCTCGTTTCAGCTTGAGGAAGGCGAGACCTTCGGCATCGTCGGTGAATCCGGCTGCGGCAAGTCCACGCTGGGACGCGCCCTGGTCCGCATCTACGAGCCGACCTCGGGTGATATCTTTTTCCGCGGCCAGAACATCGCGCATTTGAAAGACAAGGGTCTGAAGGATTTTCGCAAGGAAATCCAGATGGTGTTCCAGGACCCCTACGCCTCGCTGAATCCCCGCAAACCCATCTTTGATATTTTGGAAGAGCCCTTCCTCCTGCATGGCCTTGGCAACGCCGCCGATCGCAGAAAGCAGGTGGAAGAGCTGATGCAGCTCGTGGGCCTGCGCGCGACCGATATGAATAAGTTTCCGCACGAATTCAGCGGCGGTCAAAGACAGAGAATCGGCATTGCTCGGGCTCTGGCCCTGCGCCCGAGCCTGATCGTCTGTGATGAAGCGGTCTCGGCCCTGGATGTTTCGATCCAGGCCCAGATCATCAATCTTCTCATGGATCTGCAAAAACAGCTCAAGCTGACCTATATTTTCATCTCTCACGATCTGAACGTCGTGCGGTATATTTCCGATCGCGTGGCGGTGATGTACCTCGGTCGTCTGATGGAGGTCGCCGATTCCGCCACGATGTATAAAAATCCCGCGCATCCTTATACCCGGGCGCTGATGGCGTCGGCTCCGAAACCGGATCCCCGTCGCACGATGAAACCAGCTGTCCTGGAAGGGGATGTTCCCAGCCCGAGTCGTCCCCCTTCGGGCTGTCCGTTTCACACGCGCTGCCCCTATACCATCGCAATCTGCAAGGAGCAGCTGCCGGCTTTGCTTCCCCTTGGAAATGACAATCAACACCGCGTCGCCTGTCACCGCGCGCAGGAATTGAACATGGAGGCCATTCACTCATGA
- a CDS encoding ABC transporter ATP-binding protein: MLDSKNALLRVRDLRTSFQTETGTVRALDGISLAVEKGKTLAVVGESGCGKSVTAMTIMGLVQEANGFVESGEILFEGQDLTKISKEKMRAIRGDRISMIFQEPMTALNPVYTIGEQIAEVVRIHRGMSRRESLHEALRMLKLVHIPDPEQRLHDYPFQLSGGMRQRVMIAMALACEPSLLIADEPTTALDVTIQAQILRLMKELQQEKRTSIIFITHDLGIVAEMADHVVVMYAGKAVEYGDVFSIFENPRHPYTKGLLQSIPSATVTKKQKLFTIEGTVPSLRNLPQGCRFNTRCPFAFERCFAQNPELTQLPGDHSVACHLEGQ, from the coding sequence ATGTTGGATTCCAAAAACGCCCTGCTGAGAGTGCGGGATCTACGCACCTCTTTTCAGACGGAAACCGGGACAGTCCGCGCCCTTGATGGGATCAGCCTGGCCGTTGAAAAAGGCAAAACCCTGGCAGTGGTCGGCGAATCCGGCTGTGGAAAATCAGTGACCGCCATGACCATCATGGGGCTGGTGCAGGAAGCCAATGGCTTCGTCGAAAGCGGCGAAATTCTTTTCGAAGGCCAGGATCTCACGAAGATTTCGAAGGAAAAAATGCGGGCCATTCGTGGTGATCGCATTTCCATGATTTTTCAGGAGCCGATGACCGCCCTGAATCCGGTGTATACAATCGGCGAACAGATCGCCGAGGTGGTTCGCATTCACCGTGGCATGTCGCGTCGTGAATCGCTGCATGAAGCTCTGCGCATGCTGAAGCTCGTGCACATTCCCGATCCCGAGCAAAGGCTCCACGATTATCCGTTTCAGCTTTCCGGTGGCATGCGGCAAAGGGTGATGATCGCGATGGCCCTGGCCTGCGAACCCAGCCTTTTGATTGCGGACGAGCCCACCACGGCCCTGGATGTCACCATTCAGGCGCAAATTCTGCGTCTCATGAAAGAGCTGCAGCAGGAAAAGCGGACTTCGATCATTTTCATCACCCACGATCTGGGCATCGTCGCGGAGATGGCCGATCATGTGGTCGTGATGTATGCGGGGAAAGCGGTCGAGTACGGCGATGTCTTCAGCATTTTCGAAAATCCGCGGCATCCTTATACCAAAGGCCTCCTGCAGTCGATCCCGTCGGCCACGGTCACCAAAAAGCAAAAACTGTTCACCATCGAAGGCACGGTTCCGAGTCTTCGGAATCTTCCCCAGGGCTGCCGTTTCAATACGCGCTGTCCTTTTGCGTTTGAACGCTGCTTTGCCCAGAACCCCGAGCTGACCCAGCTGCCTGGGGATCATAGCGTGGCCTGTCATCTGGAAGGACAATAA
- a CDS encoding YheT family hydrolase, translating to MPSSFQPHPLCPGGQLQTVIGWLWPDSRPFPPDESMIVPLSDGDAIVLDINHPADASPRTPIVYLMHGLGGDSESSYKVRLATKLTKRGVRVIRHNHRGAGRHGKLAQRIYHSGSVADVLAGLQSVSQRWPDSPLLVVGFSLSGTILLNLLGQRVNELRALPQLKSALAVCPPIDLELSSRTIDQIGNRHLDLFYVRSLLKQLLDRSVVDADFVAQKMSRLSLRHFDEVITAPLAGFLNRTHYYDSCSPKNVVGNIRLPTLILAAADDPIIPAPSVIRAPYSTKTLLSLQASGGHLGFISKEKTPQGDNRWLDHFVTSWVHEQLLACA from the coding sequence ATGCCTTCGTCATTCCAGCCTCATCCACTCTGTCCCGGCGGGCAACTGCAGACTGTGATCGGCTGGCTTTGGCCTGATTCGCGCCCCTTTCCGCCGGATGAGTCGATGATTGTTCCTTTGTCGGACGGTGATGCCATCGTACTGGATATCAATCATCCCGCGGACGCTTCCCCGCGAACGCCGATCGTTTACCTGATGCATGGCCTGGGCGGTGATTCCGAATCTTCGTACAAAGTTCGTCTCGCGACCAAGCTTACCAAAAGAGGCGTGCGGGTCATTCGCCACAACCACCGTGGTGCAGGGCGGCACGGGAAGCTGGCCCAGCGCATCTATCACTCCGGTTCCGTTGCCGATGTCCTGGCCGGTCTGCAAAGCGTCTCGCAACGCTGGCCGGATAGTCCGCTTTTGGTCGTGGGTTTTTCCCTGTCCGGCACCATTCTTTTGAATCTTCTCGGTCAGCGTGTGAATGAGCTTCGTGCTCTGCCGCAATTAAAGTCGGCGCTCGCCGTCTGTCCGCCGATCGATTTGGAATTGAGTTCGCGCACGATCGACCAGATCGGCAACAGGCACCTGGATCTTTTCTATGTGCGCAGTCTTTTGAAACAGCTCCTGGATCGCAGCGTCGTCGACGCCGACTTCGTGGCCCAAAAGATGTCCCGCCTTTCCTTGCGTCACTTCGATGAAGTCATTACTGCTCCACTGGCCGGTTTTCTGAATCGCACGCATTACTACGACAGCTGCTCGCCCAAGAATGTGGTCGGCAATATCAGGCTGCCGACGTTGATCCTCGCGGCCGCCGATGATCCTATTATTCCCGCTCCTTCGGTCATCCGCGCCCCCTATAGCACCAAAACCCTGCTTTCCTTGCAAGCATCCGGAGGCCATCTTGGCTTTATCAGCAAAGAAAAGACGCCGCAGGGCGACAATCGTTGGCTGGACCACTTCGTGACGAGTTGGGTTCACGAGCAGCTCCTCGCCTGCGCTTAG